The following proteins are encoded in a genomic region of Desulfuromonas acetoxidans DSM 684:
- a CDS encoding undecaprenyl-diphosphate phosphatase yields MNLIHALLLGLLQGATEFLPVSSSGHLAIAQYFIKGFEQPGVLFDVVLHCGTLCAVLIYFWKDVCSLLTAPWASGNDGVVRRRLLWLIIAGSVPTAIIGLTFKDALTSVFHNIPLVCAMLLVTGTILFAAERWRRGARSQEQLTLADALITGLVQGFAILPGISRSGSTIAALLFRGVDGAVAARFSFLLSMPAVAGATLISLKDLDGLAAGQLPLYLAGGGMAFVSGLLSIHLLMAVVRKRRLAAFALYCWGAGAVFFMLS; encoded by the coding sequence ATGAACCTGATTCACGCACTATTGCTTGGCTTGCTGCAAGGCGCCACCGAATTTCTGCCGGTATCCTCTTCGGGCCATCTGGCCATCGCTCAGTATTTCATCAAGGGTTTTGAACAGCCGGGCGTGCTGTTTGACGTGGTGCTGCACTGCGGCACTTTGTGCGCGGTGCTGATCTATTTCTGGAAAGATGTCTGCTCATTACTGACGGCCCCCTGGGCTTCGGGAAACGACGGTGTTGTCCGGCGCCGTTTGCTGTGGTTGATAATTGCCGGATCCGTGCCCACGGCGATTATCGGGTTGACGTTTAAAGATGCTTTGACCTCGGTGTTTCACAATATTCCGCTGGTCTGTGCCATGCTGTTGGTCACTGGAACCATTTTGTTTGCTGCGGAACGCTGGCGCCGTGGAGCCCGTAGTCAGGAGCAACTGACCCTGGCCGATGCTCTGATCACCGGACTGGTCCAGGGCTTTGCTATTTTGCCCGGCATCTCCCGTTCGGGATCGACCATTGCTGCCCTGCTGTTTCGCGGTGTTGACGGAGCGGTGGCGGCACGCTTTTCATTTCTGCTGTCCATGCCGGCTGTTGCCGGGGCGACGTTGATCTCACTCAAGGATCTGGACGGCTTGGCTGCCGGGCAACTGCCCTTGTATCTCGCCGGGGGCGGCATGGCGTTCGTCAGTGGCCTGTTGTCGATCCATCTGTTGATGGCCGTGGTACGCAAGCGTCGCCTGGCGGCATTTGCCCTCTATTGCTGGGGTGCCGGAGCGGTGTTTTTTATGCTATCGTAG
- a CDS encoding ribonuclease J produces the protein MLPLGGLGEIGLNMMALEYAGKIVLIDCGLMFPEAHMLGIDLVLPDVSCLEERREDICGLVITHGHEDHIGAIPFLYEQLGRPPLFATRLTLALLKKKLEEFELNLNQSMTQIVPRETFDVGPFTIEPFRVAHSVPDGVGLAVRCGAGLVVHSGDFKLDATPLDGQSTDVARLAQYGEEGVLLLLADSTNVETPGFAGSERDVGPRFRDIMEQANGMVFVATFSSNIHRVQQAVDAALACGRKVALYGRSMVSNCGVARVYDALTIPESELIDVRQLADYPRDQVAVITTGSQGEPRSALARLAADDHPQFAIEENDCVILSSRFIPGNEKAITSVINQLYRLGAEVHYQRTSGVHVSGHASREELKQLLALVRPQSFIPIHGEFRHLMQHARLAQQVGVAQERSLVVENGQPVLVSAHGMKLLEPVETGRVLVDGKGVGDVGMMELRDRHRLARHGTVMAVLAVSRSKGTLLHGPELVSRGCLPEPNSDVLLAEAAEKVRDMLGEHHLSSLTDWDDVRIEIRQTLTRFFKRRLQRRPLVLPVIIQL, from the coding sequence ATGCTGCCTCTGGGGGGCCTCGGCGAAATCGGTCTTAATATGATGGCTCTGGAGTATGCCGGAAAAATTGTGTTGATCGATTGTGGCTTGATGTTTCCAGAAGCGCACATGTTGGGCATTGATCTGGTGTTGCCCGATGTCAGTTGTTTGGAAGAGCGCCGTGAGGATATCTGTGGCCTGGTGATTACCCATGGACATGAAGACCATATCGGGGCGATTCCGTTTCTTTACGAGCAGCTCGGCCGGCCGCCGCTGTTTGCGACGCGGTTGACTCTGGCTCTGTTAAAAAAGAAACTTGAAGAGTTTGAGCTGAACCTTAATCAAAGCATGACGCAGATTGTTCCGCGAGAAACCTTTGATGTGGGGCCCTTTACCATCGAACCGTTTCGGGTTGCGCATTCTGTTCCGGACGGTGTTGGCCTGGCGGTTCGTTGTGGAGCTGGTTTGGTCGTCCACAGTGGCGATTTCAAGTTGGATGCCACGCCTTTGGATGGCCAGTCTACCGATGTCGCCCGCTTGGCCCAATACGGTGAAGAGGGTGTGCTGTTGTTACTGGCGGATTCCACCAATGTGGAAACGCCCGGCTTCGCTGGGTCGGAACGGGATGTGGGACCACGCTTTCGTGACATTATGGAGCAGGCGAATGGTATGGTGTTTGTCGCCACCTTCTCATCCAATATTCACCGGGTTCAACAGGCGGTGGATGCCGCTCTGGCCTGTGGACGTAAAGTGGCTTTGTACGGGCGCAGCATGGTGAGTAACTGCGGGGTTGCTCGTGTCTACGATGCCTTGACCATCCCGGAATCGGAGCTGATTGACGTGCGTCAGCTGGCGGATTATCCGCGCGATCAGGTGGCGGTGATCACCACCGGTAGCCAGGGCGAACCGCGCAGTGCCCTGGCACGCTTGGCTGCAGATGATCATCCTCAGTTTGCCATTGAGGAGAACGATTGCGTTATTCTGTCGTCGCGGTTTATTCCCGGCAATGAAAAAGCGATCACCTCAGTGATTAACCAGTTATACCGGCTCGGTGCCGAGGTGCATTATCAACGTACCAGTGGTGTTCATGTGTCGGGCCATGCCAGTCGCGAAGAGTTGAAACAACTGCTGGCTCTGGTACGACCCCAGAGTTTTATCCCCATCCATGGTGAATTCCGCCATCTGATGCAACATGCGCGTCTGGCGCAGCAGGTGGGGGTAGCACAAGAGCGCAGCCTGGTGGTTGAAAACGGCCAGCCGGTGCTGGTCAGCGCACATGGCATGAAGCTGTTGGAGCCGGTAGAAACCGGAAGGGTGCTGGTTGATGGAAAAGGAGTTGGCGATGTCGGCATGATGGAACTGCGCGATCGCCATCGTCTGGCCCGCCATGGCACGGTGATGGCAGTACTGGCCGTGAGTCGCAGCAAGGGGACGTTGCTCCATGGGCCGGAGCTGGTCAGTCGCGGTTGCCTGCCTGAGCCGAACAGCGATGTTTTGTTGGCCGAGGCGGCCGAGAAGGTGCGCGATATGCTCGGCGAGCATCATCTCTCATCTTTAACGGATTGGGATGATGTGCGGATCGAAATTCGTCAGACACTGACGCGGTTTTTCAAGCGCCGCTTGCAGCGCCGTCCATTGGTGCTGCCGGTTATCATACAACTTTAA
- a CDS encoding methyl-accepting chemotaxis protein, whose product MQFKSIQLKIALLAGACLLLCAAILVGYSLTATHNTQAYVDEKVSGLLDENAQVRLEESAKVAAFSIQQEFDVALNAARTMAHSFEMSKQVDDAGVPLLTLDRKAANAILLNVLKHNRSFNGTYSCWEPNAIDGNDEAFRVKRDGNNPQTGRFTPYWTRDDQGRVDVQHLVEYDSDALHPNGVAKGGWYRVPQTTHKESVLGPLPYIVQGKKVWLATLSVPILHNGTFYGVAGTDYVLDFVQKLAVAADQKLFDGQGEVIIVSNQGLIIAHSEQPQWIGQSFKVFDDDAAADLKVIQQGRTLVEQNTETGEIKAIAPIRLGNTGKPWAVMIRIHSDVVMAEAHALNKQLTERESRNINWLLIIGGGVTVVSIALLWFFAASLSKPVLRGVRLAEEIAQGRFDSRLKMTSQDEIGQLGRALDSMADSLQEKARLAEEIAHGNLDVDVQLASEQDQLGLALQHMTNSLNDLLGQVSISVEQVAAGSYQVSDSSQTLSQGATEQASSLEQVTSSMQQVASQTDQNTENAREASRLSDEAKNSAESGNGQMKEMVAAMGDIYESGQNISKIIKVIDEIAFQTNLLALNAAVEAARAGQHGKGFAVVAEEVRNLAARSAKAAGETAELIEGSVSKTEKGTEIAEKTAVALDEIMTDVNKVSALVGDIAIAAEEQAQGIGQINLGLGQIDQVTQQNTATAEESASASEELSAQAQQLKQMLSHFTLRTENASAARPSGNGVLKLGMD is encoded by the coding sequence ATGCAATTCAAATCAATTCAATTAAAGATCGCCCTGTTGGCGGGAGCGTGTCTGTTGCTGTGCGCCGCCATCTTGGTCGGCTACAGTCTGACGGCAACGCATAATACACAGGCATATGTTGACGAAAAAGTGTCTGGGCTGTTGGATGAAAATGCCCAAGTGCGCTTGGAGGAGTCGGCCAAAGTCGCCGCCTTCAGCATTCAGCAGGAGTTTGATGTCGCGTTGAATGCGGCGCGCACCATGGCGCATAGTTTTGAGATGTCTAAGCAGGTCGATGACGCGGGTGTTCCTTTGTTAACATTGGACCGTAAAGCGGCCAATGCCATCTTGCTCAATGTGCTCAAGCACAACAGGAGCTTCAATGGCACTTACAGTTGTTGGGAACCCAATGCCATTGATGGTAACGATGAGGCTTTTCGGGTTAAGCGGGATGGCAATAACCCGCAAACCGGCCGGTTTACACCGTACTGGACCCGCGATGACCAGGGGCGCGTTGATGTCCAGCATCTGGTCGAGTACGATTCTGATGCTCTGCATCCCAATGGGGTGGCCAAGGGCGGCTGGTATCGTGTGCCGCAGACCACGCATAAGGAGAGTGTTTTAGGGCCGCTGCCTTACATTGTTCAGGGCAAAAAGGTCTGGTTGGCCACATTGTCGGTGCCTATTCTTCATAACGGCACGTTTTACGGTGTAGCCGGAACCGACTATGTGCTTGATTTTGTCCAGAAACTCGCTGTGGCTGCAGATCAGAAATTGTTCGATGGCCAGGGTGAAGTGATCATTGTCAGCAATCAGGGGCTGATTATTGCCCACAGTGAACAGCCGCAGTGGATTGGGCAGAGTTTTAAGGTGTTCGATGACGATGCCGCTGCCGACCTGAAGGTCATTCAGCAGGGGCGTACCCTTGTTGAGCAAAACACTGAAACAGGTGAAATTAAAGCGATCGCCCCAATCCGATTGGGCAACACCGGCAAGCCGTGGGCCGTGATGATTCGTATTCATTCCGATGTGGTGATGGCGGAAGCTCATGCGTTAAATAAGCAACTGACGGAACGTGAAAGTCGGAATATCAACTGGCTGCTGATCATTGGTGGTGGTGTGACCGTCGTATCAATTGCATTGTTGTGGTTTTTTGCCGCGAGCTTGTCCAAGCCGGTGTTGCGTGGGGTTCGCCTGGCTGAGGAGATTGCCCAGGGGCGTTTCGACAGCCGCCTGAAGATGACAAGTCAGGATGAGATTGGTCAGTTGGGCCGAGCTCTGGACAGTATGGCAGACAGCTTGCAAGAAAAAGCACGTCTCGCCGAAGAAATTGCCCATGGTAATCTCGATGTCGATGTTCAACTGGCATCAGAACAGGATCAGCTTGGTCTGGCATTGCAACACATGACCAACAGTTTGAATGATTTGCTAGGTCAGGTGTCCATCAGTGTTGAACAAGTGGCGGCGGGGAGTTATCAGGTGTCTGATTCCAGTCAGACTCTGTCGCAGGGGGCGACAGAGCAGGCCAGTTCGCTGGAACAGGTCACCAGTTCCATGCAACAGGTCGCGTCTCAAACCGATCAGAATACCGAAAATGCCCGTGAGGCCAGCCGCTTGTCGGATGAAGCTAAAAATAGTGCTGAAAGCGGTAATGGTCAGATGAAAGAGATGGTCGCGGCTATGGGCGATATCTATGAGTCGGGTCAGAATATCTCTAAAATTATCAAGGTGATTGACGAAATTGCTTTTCAGACCAACCTGTTAGCCTTAAATGCCGCTGTTGAAGCGGCGCGGGCCGGTCAACACGGCAAAGGATTTGCCGTTGTCGCCGAAGAGGTGCGCAATCTGGCGGCGCGCAGTGCCAAAGCGGCTGGTGAGACAGCTGAGTTGATCGAGGGTTCGGTATCGAAGACGGAAAAAGGGACCGAGATCGCCGAAAAAACCGCTGTGGCTCTTGATGAGATCATGACGGATGTCAATAAAGTCAGTGCCTTAGTTGGTGATATTGCCATTGCTGCTGAAGAGCAGGCGCAAGGGATCGGCCAGATCAACCTGGGGTTGGGACAGATTGATCAGGTGACTCAGCAAAATACAGCGACTGCAGAAGAGAGTGCCTCGGCCTCCGAAGAGCTTTCCGCACAGGCGCAACAGCTCAAACAGATGTTGTCCCATTTCACCCTGCGCACGGAGAACGCTTCTGCTGCAAGGCCATCAGGCAATGGTGTGCTGAAACTCGGCATGGATTGA
- a CDS encoding single-stranded DNA-binding protein, which translates to MSVNKVILVGNLGKDPELRYTPSGAAVVNFSLATSETYKDRDGNRQTKTEWHNIVAWRQLAEICGKYLHKGKQIYIEGALQTRKWQDRDGNDRYTTEIVANQMQMLGRADENGGGGYQSGGQGGYDNTSGQQYGGQPQQSYNNTAAQPQQPQQPQQQRPQQQRPAPVYEEPVFNPDDEIPF; encoded by the coding sequence ATGTCGGTAAACAAGGTGATCCTGGTTGGTAATCTCGGTAAAGACCCTGAACTGCGCTACACCCCCTCCGGTGCCGCTGTAGTCAACTTCTCACTGGCCACCAGCGAAACCTATAAAGACCGCGACGGTAACCGTCAGACGAAAACGGAGTGGCACAACATTGTTGCCTGGCGACAACTGGCGGAAATTTGCGGCAAATACCTGCACAAAGGCAAGCAGATCTACATTGAAGGGGCTCTACAGACCCGCAAATGGCAGGATCGCGACGGCAATGATCGCTACACCACGGAAATTGTTGCCAACCAGATGCAGATGCTCGGTCGCGCCGACGAGAATGGTGGCGGAGGCTATCAGAGTGGTGGTCAAGGTGGCTACGACAACACTTCCGGCCAACAATACGGCGGCCAGCCGCAACAATCCTACAACAACACGGCAGCGCAACCCCAGCAACCGCAACAGCCCCAACAACAGCGGCCACAGCAACAACGTCCGGCACCAGTCTACGAAGAGCCGGTATTCAACCCGGACGACGAGATCCCGTTCTAG
- a CDS encoding LuxR C-terminal-related transcriptional regulator — protein sequence MTLQVLIVAEFPVVEEGLDYLLRDYPDIEVVATASNGVEGLEQLRKTPIDIVVHDLCSVELGGPEAITLYLEEKPQLGVIEYSSQSDEVAVFESLKAGARGYVLKSSSIDELVNAIREVHQGGYFISAELNPAIIQFYLDHRENASDQLSEYQLLTDREKQVFRLLANGKQTHEISEILCISPKTVAKHRAAVKKKLSLNTTAEMAKYAIQIGVINLPSNEAPSPTHIKSS from the coding sequence GTGACGTTACAGGTTCTGATTGTTGCAGAATTTCCAGTCGTTGAAGAGGGACTTGACTACCTGTTGCGGGACTACCCCGATATCGAAGTTGTCGCAACCGCGAGCAACGGCGTCGAGGGGTTGGAGCAGTTACGAAAAACGCCCATTGATATTGTTGTGCATGACCTCTGTTCCGTCGAACTCGGTGGCCCCGAAGCGATCACCCTTTACCTTGAGGAGAAACCGCAACTCGGCGTCATCGAATACAGCAGCCAATCAGATGAAGTCGCCGTGTTCGAATCGCTCAAAGCCGGTGCCAGAGGCTATGTCCTGAAGAGTTCATCAATTGATGAGCTGGTAAACGCAATTCGCGAAGTTCACCAGGGTGGCTACTTCATCAGTGCGGAGTTAAACCCGGCCATTATCCAATTCTACCTTGACCACCGTGAAAATGCCTCTGACCAGCTCTCCGAATATCAACTACTGACAGACCGCGAAAAGCAGGTCTTCCGTCTGCTGGCCAATGGCAAACAGACCCATGAAATCAGCGAAATTCTCTGCATCAGCCCCAAGACGGTTGCTAAGCATCGCGCCGCGGTCAAGAAAAAATTATCTCTGAACACAACGGCCGAAATGGCCAAATATGCCATCCAGATCGGCGTGATCAATCTGCCTTCCAACGAAGCACCCTCTCCGACACACATCAAATCATCCTAG
- a CDS encoding sulfurtransferase, whose protein sequence is MQKPFRVRLATITLVLLLGVWWALASAATGQKAFPNGQYLLTASELMQRQKKEPLVIVDVRTDEDFDGKVIPGAIRLPWSAFRSEDPARNMEGLFVGPAQAQQILGEHGLFRNDMIVLYDSVASDGGATASYIFWVLDMLGHKKMAILERGIDGWLAAGGKVVNKPQKREPLLYQAPTDEINLRRKVDEQFILPRLGDPYYQILDVRSSGEYLGQTLNTGLNGDPLKAGHIPGAFNINYENNWADAERKTLKSYADLAKMYQGLNPTAGVIAYCHSARRSSFSYFVLRLLGFKDVLLYDNSWFGWGGQERYYPAETTVNLLSGQAPPQVEQTAKADTKGQQPPAQNKTSQGPASGSQKKGYISCGG, encoded by the coding sequence ATGCAGAAACCTTTTCGTGTTCGTTTGGCCACAATCACCCTGGTGCTGCTTCTCGGTGTCTGGTGGGCGTTGGCCTCCGCAGCCACCGGACAAAAAGCCTTTCCGAACGGCCAATACCTGTTGACTGCCAGCGAATTGATGCAACGCCAGAAAAAAGAACCGCTGGTGATTGTTGACGTGCGCACCGATGAAGATTTTGACGGCAAGGTGATTCCCGGAGCGATCCGATTGCCATGGAGCGCATTCCGCAGTGAAGACCCTGCTCGAAATATGGAGGGCCTGTTTGTTGGCCCGGCACAGGCACAACAGATTCTTGGTGAGCACGGCCTGTTTCGTAACGACATGATTGTACTTTACGATTCGGTTGCCAGCGATGGTGGCGCTACCGCGTCATACATTTTCTGGGTTCTCGACATGCTTGGCCATAAAAAGATGGCCATCCTTGAGCGCGGTATCGATGGCTGGCTGGCGGCCGGTGGCAAGGTCGTTAACAAACCACAAAAACGTGAGCCGCTGCTCTACCAGGCTCCAACTGACGAGATTAACCTGCGCCGTAAGGTTGACGAGCAATTCATCCTCCCACGCCTTGGTGATCCCTACTATCAGATTCTCGACGTCCGCTCATCAGGCGAGTATCTCGGACAAACCCTGAACACCGGACTGAATGGGGATCCGCTCAAAGCCGGTCATATCCCGGGGGCATTTAACATCAACTACGAGAACAACTGGGCAGATGCAGAACGCAAGACCCTGAAAAGTTACGCAGATCTGGCCAAGATGTATCAAGGGCTGAACCCGACGGCAGGCGTCATTGCGTACTGTCACTCGGCACGCCGCAGTTCATTCAGTTATTTTGTCCTGCGTCTACTCGGTTTTAAAGATGTTCTGCTCTATGACAACTCCTGGTTCGGCTGGGGGGGACAAGAGCGTTACTATCCGGCTGAAACCACAGTCAATTTGCTGAGTGGGCAAGCCCCTCCTCAGGTTGAGCAAACAGCAAAAGCCGATACAAAAGGACAACAGCCCCCAGCTCAGAACAAAACATCACAGGGGCCGGCATCAGGTAGCCAGAAAAAAGGCTACATTTCCTGTGGAGGTTAA
- a CDS encoding YeeE/YedE thiosulfate transporter family protein, with product MNKSNTPYWSILPSAIALAGIMVFIFASFGPPASSSGFVTTLKGLFLEIAPEYVASKAHYRMMPGPGSWLMAFVLGMAIGGFIGGRSFKQPISDVPHAWEKCYGPSRGKRYLATFVGGFLILFGARLAGGCTLGLFLSGSTQLGISGLYFGAIIFSVAMLTTRIVYKHRRQTHD from the coding sequence ATGAATAAATCCAACACACCATACTGGTCGATCCTGCCCAGTGCCATTGCCCTGGCGGGCATCATGGTTTTTATTTTTGCCAGCTTCGGTCCCCCGGCATCTTCAAGTGGGTTTGTCACCACGCTCAAGGGACTGTTTCTTGAAATCGCACCCGAATATGTCGCATCCAAAGCCCATTACCGGATGATGCCGGGCCCAGGATCCTGGTTAATGGCTTTCGTGCTCGGCATGGCGATCGGCGGCTTTATCGGCGGACGCAGTTTTAAGCAGCCCATCAGCGATGTACCGCACGCCTGGGAAAAATGCTACGGACCAAGCCGGGGCAAACGTTACCTGGCGACTTTTGTCGGGGGATTCTTGATCCTATTTGGGGCTCGACTGGCCGGTGGTTGCACTCTTGGGCTGTTTCTTTCAGGCTCCACCCAACTTGGAATCAGCGGCCTTTATTTTGGTGCAATCATTTTTTCTGTCGCCATGTTGACCACTCGAATCGTTTACAAGCACAGGAGGCAAACGCATGACTGA
- a CDS encoding DUF6691 family protein, whose translation MTDVWIGLFSGIAFGFVIQRVGATNPQKMVLAHLMKERHIPQFMLLVVIFSAMGLFALQATGVGTTRVLPTSLVATGLGGILFGIGWGLAGYCPGTCWAAVGEGRMDAIFALLGGLVGTAFFAHLHEFLVPALYMPTNLGQITLTDGFGHPAVALGFLVLLFGGGILLIGRLWGRQA comes from the coding sequence ATGACTGATGTCTGGATCGGACTTTTTTCCGGGATCGCGTTCGGCTTTGTCATTCAACGAGTCGGCGCGACCAACCCACAGAAGATGGTACTCGCCCACCTGATGAAAGAACGCCACATTCCCCAGTTCATGTTGCTGGTGGTTATCTTTTCCGCCATGGGTCTGTTTGCGCTTCAGGCTACAGGTGTCGGCACCACCCGGGTATTACCAACCAGCCTGGTGGCTACCGGACTCGGCGGCATTCTTTTCGGCATCGGCTGGGGGCTGGCCGGATATTGTCCCGGCACGTGCTGGGCTGCTGTCGGCGAAGGCCGCATGGACGCCATTTTCGCCCTGCTCGGCGGTCTGGTCGGTACAGCGTTTTTTGCCCACCTACATGAATTTTTGGTTCCGGCACTGTATATGCCGACCAATCTCGGACAAATCACCCTGACGGACGGGTTCGGTCACCCTGCTGTTGCACTGGGATTTTTGGTGCTACTGTTCGGTGGCGGCATCCTTTTGATTGGTCGTCTGTGGGGAAGACAAGCATGA
- a CDS encoding encapsulin-associated ferritin-like protein: MASDSYHEPVSELSLKTKEYHRALQSLMEELEAIDWYNQRVDVCTDESLKKILIHNRDEEIEHAAMVIEWLRRQDDVFNKELKEYLFTDKPIGH; the protein is encoded by the coding sequence ATGGCAAGTGATAGTTATCACGAACCAGTGAGTGAATTGTCGCTAAAAACCAAAGAGTATCACCGGGCACTGCAATCATTGATGGAAGAACTTGAAGCGATCGACTGGTATAACCAGCGGGTGGATGTGTGCACGGATGAGTCCTTGAAGAAAATTCTTATCCACAACCGCGATGAGGAAATTGAGCATGCGGCGATGGTTATCGAGTGGCTGCGTCGTCAGGATGACGTGTTCAATAAAGAATTGAAGGAATACCTGTTTACCGACAAGCCGATCGGTCACTAA
- a CDS encoding phosphate-starvation-inducible PsiE family protein, with translation MQERVEKSLSSAEDMIYIATAVVLIVAAITLLAFSVFNFFEGFNGHIGQQISQLLDGLLLVLMLVEILHTVGIFLKKRKLVIEPFLAVGIIAAIRRVLIITAEQVNPTPEHAAVFRMTMLELGLLAAMILSFVFCIFLLRRHGRDEPVEMEE, from the coding sequence ATGCAAGAACGCGTTGAAAAGAGCCTTTCCTCTGCAGAGGACATGATTTACATCGCAACTGCCGTTGTGCTGATCGTTGCAGCCATTACTCTGCTTGCTTTTTCAGTCTTTAACTTCTTTGAGGGTTTCAACGGCCATATCGGGCAACAGATCTCTCAGCTTCTTGATGGGTTGTTGCTGGTTTTGATGCTGGTTGAAATTCTCCACACCGTCGGTATTTTCTTGAAAAAGCGTAAACTGGTTATCGAACCTTTTCTTGCCGTCGGCATTATTGCGGCCATTCGCCGTGTTTTGATTATCACCGCTGAGCAGGTCAATCCGACCCCGGAGCATGCCGCAGTGTTTCGTATGACCATGCTGGAGCTGGGGCTGTTGGCTGCCATGATTCTCAGCTTCGTTTTTTGTATTTTTCTGCTGCGTCGCCATGGTCGCGACGAGCCTGTCGAGATGGAAGAGTGA